GGGCCCGCCCCTCGATCCGAAGGTGATGCGCACGCTTCTGATGGAGACCGGCTCCCCGCAGCAGGCCGGCCCGTATCCCGGGGAGATCGGACCGCGCCCCGACCTGTTGGCGGCGATCGCGGCGCTCCCCGACCTGTACGCCACGGATGTGGTCGTCGCCGACGATCTGCCGCTGGGAAACGACAACGGAGTTCTGGAGCCCGGCGAGACGGCGACGCTTCGCGTCGTGGTCAAGAACTTCGCCAGCCAGACCGCGACGAACCTCTCGGGAGCGCTGAGCGCGTCGGCGGGCGACGTCGTCGTCAGCGATCCCAGCGCCGACTGGTCCGATCTGGTGTCGGGAGCCAGCGCGGAGTCCGTGCCGGATCACCATCGTGTGACGGTCGATCCGACGGCCCAGTGTGGGGATGCCCTGGTGTTCAATGCTTCTCTGGTCAGCGATCAGCTAGCCGACGATTCGTCCTTCGAACTGCGGGTCGGTCAGATGGGCGCGGATGCCTACCCCAGCGGCGACGTGCCCCGGACGATCCCGGACCAGGACGGAAGCGGAGTGACGTCGACGGTGAGCGTAGCGGAGAGCTTTACGATCGACGACATTTTGTTGACGGTCGATATCACCCACGGAAACATCGCCGAACTCTCGGTGATTATCACTTCACCATCCGCGACGTCGGTCGTCTTACACAACCGCAGCGGATCCGGCACCATCGACCTGACCACGATCTACGACGGACAGACGCTCCCCGACGGACCCGGCACGATGGATGACTTTGACGGTGCGAACGCTCAGGGAGTCTGGAGCCTCCGTGTCATCGACGCCATGGGTAGCGCCGTACCCGCGGGGACGCTTCACAGCTGGTCCCTCAGTTTTGCCAGCAGTCAGTGCGTGCCGTTGAGTTGCGGGGATCTGCCGCCCGGCTCGGTCGGCAATACGTTGATCCTGGACAAGTCCGGCACCGCCGACGTTCTGTTTGGCTGGAGCGCCGTGACCGGCGCGTCGGGCTATCGAGTGTGGCATGCGGGGGACGCCGGCTTTGGGGCCGGCGACGTCGTCGGACAGACTCTGGTGTTGACGCTGACGGAGCTCGATGGACAGAGTGCGGCTCCGGTGCTCAGCTTCTACCAGGTGCGAGCGCTGAACTCGTGCGACTGGGAAGGGCCGTAACGATTCCTACCTAGGTCCAGTGGGCGTGCCCGGCGCGCTCGAGGTCTTCTCGGTGTTCGGGAGCGGCGATTGCCGTCAGCGACCGGGCTCGTTCATCGAGAGTCTTACCGTAGAGGTCGGCGACACCGTACTCGGTGACCACGAAATGAACGTGAGCGCGGGTGGTAACGACCCCGGCACCCGGGTTCAATCGAGAGACGATACGGCTTGTGCCGTTCTTGGTCTTACTCGGCAAGGCGATGATCGGTTTGCCGCCCTCCGACAGCGACGCACCGCGGATGAAGTCCATCTGGCCGCCGACGCCGGAGATGATGTTGGACCCCACAGAGTCCGCGCAGACCTGTCCCGATAGATCGACCTCGACGGCGGAGTTGATCGCGGTCACCTTCGGGTTGCGTGCGATGACGGCCGGGTCGTTGACGTAGCCGATGTCGAGTAGCACCACCGACGGATTGTCGTCGATGTAGTCGTAGACCGCCTTGGTTCCCATCACGAAGCCGGCGACGGTTCTCCTGCGGTGCCTGGCCTTCAGGGAGTTGTCCACAACTCCCGAGTCAAGAAGCGGGAGCAGGCCATCCGACCACATTTCGGTATGGACCCCGAGATGCCGGTGATGACCGAGGGCGGCCAGAACGGCATCCGGCACGGCTCCGATCCCCATCTGTAGCGTCGCGCCGTCCTCGATGAGCGATGCGACGTGACGCCCGATGGCATGCTCCATCGGACCCACGTGGCGCGGCTGGACGACCGGTATCGGAGCCTCGTGCTCGACCATCGCGTCCAGTCGATCGACATGTACGAACCCGTCGCCGTGGACCCGGGGCATCTGCGAATTCACCTGGGCGATCACCAACGAGGCGACGTCCAGCGCGGCGCGTACGACATCCACGCTGGTGCCAAGCGAGCAAAACCCACTGGCATCCGGAGGCGACACCTGAATCAGCGCTACATCGACCCGCCGACGGCCGGAGCGAAACAGCTGAGGGATCTCGGAGAGGAAACAGGGGAGGTAGTCCACGCCATCGCGAAGTCGCCCGCGCATATTCGGGCCGACGAACAGATTGGCTACCCGGAAACTCTCCGCGTACTCGGGGTTGGCGTACTCCGCCGGTCCCTCGGTGTGGAGATGGATCAACTCCACGTTACGAAGTCGTTCTCGCTGGGCCACCAGGGCGTCGACGAGCGCGAGAGGTGTCGCGACTCCGCCGTGTACGAAGATCCGCTGACCCGAGCGGATTCGCCCGATTGCATCGTCTGCCGAAGTCATAATCATTGGGTGGTTCGTCTCCAGAGTTCCGGTATGTCGGCTCCGATGATAGCGATCCGCAGGCCGAGTTGCCCGTTCGTCGCAAAAAAAAAGCGGCGCTGCGGGATGAGCCGCAGCGCCGCCGGTCTTGCTCTTGAATCTAGAAGCGGACGCGCACTCTGTATCGATCGTCGCGGTCTCCCAGAACGACCGATCCGTGCAGGCCGCCACCTCGTCGATCGCCGATCACGATCGAGCCGCGAAGCCCGTCGCTCCCGCGTCGGTTTCTGTGGCCCGTCGCGATGGTGACGTGACGCGCGAGGGATCGCGTGGCATGTTCGATGCGGTCGAAATCACGATGGAGACGACCGGATCGGACGAAACGCATCCTACGGTCGACGCGATTGAACGCCCGGATCACTTCGTCCAGTCTGAATTCGAGTTGACTCGGACGGGCGTCCCGGATGGCCGCTCGACGAAGTCGGTCGGTATCCCGCTCAAGCTGCTCCAGCGTCACGGCCAGTTCGCGGACGCCCCATTGATGACCTCTGCGCTTGCGGAGATCGTGACGCATCTCATACGTCGCATCCATCAGGTTTTCCGACAGGACGACCATTCGATTCGCACGCGGTCCGTAGAAGCGACCGTCGTCGCGGTGTCCGGCAAGGACCATCGGCGCAAACATCGTTGCGGCTGCGAGGGTGAGGATCGTAAGTTTCTTCATGGTCGGCCTCCTTTCGGCTTGCCCTGGTGTATTGCAACGACCGGGCCAACACGAAAAATCCACGATTTCCGGCAAAAACCGGCATGGTGGTGGCGATCGACCCGTCCCCGAAACAGGACACCCTGTCGTCGTCGCGGGTCTAGGGTTCCAGTTCCGCCCACCGTGCGTAGAGGCCATCCACCTCGGCCTGCGCGTTCTCGAGGGCGGTCAACCGCTCCTGTAGCTGTGAGGCGTCGGACGCCACGGTCGGATCTTCCGTAGCCGATCGCGCTTCGGCGAGAGCGGTTTCGGCGGCCAGGATCCTCTCCTCCATGCCCTCGTACTCGCGTTGCTCGAGGTAGGACAGCTTGCGCGCACGCGGTTTCGGCGACGTGTTCTCTTTACGCGTTCGCTTCTCGGACCGCTTCGAGCCGGCGCTTCGTCGCGATTCTTCCCATTGCCAGTAGTCGGCGAACCGCTGGACCACACCGCTCCCGTCCAGTGCCAGGATCTCGGTGGCCACACGATCGATCACATGCCGGTCGTGGATCACAAGAACCAGCGCACCCTGGAATTCCAGCAACGACTCCTCGAGCACCTCCAGCGTCGCGATGTCCAGGTCGTTCGTCGGTTCGTCCAGGACAAGCAGGTCGGCGGGTCTCAGCATCAGACGCGCCAGGTGGATCCTCGCGCGTTCACCGCCGGAGAGCTTGTCGACCTGCGTATCCAGCTGATCTCGGGAGAAACCGAACCGTTTGGCCCAGGTCACGATGTGGACCAGGCCGTCGCGATAGATGACGCTGTCCCCCTCGGGAGCGAGGGCGCGTTTGAGGGTCAGTGTCGTGTCGAGACTGCGACGGTCCTGATCGAAGTAGACGACTCGTAGTTTGTCGGCCGTTTCGATCGTGCCCGAGTCCGGTTCCAGCTCACCGACGATCATCTTGAGGAGCGTCGTCTTGCCCGACCCGTTAGCGCCGATCACCCCGAGACGTGTTCCGGGTGTCAGCAGCAGATCCAGGTCGCGGATGACCGGCGTCTGACCGTACGACTTCGCCACATCCCTGGCGGACCACAGACGCTTGGTCTTTCTGCCTGTCGAGGCCAGGTCGACGCCGATCGTGGTGACGGCCGAACGTCGCCGGCCTTGCTCTAGTTCCTCGATGCTGCGGTGCGCGGCGTCGATGCGAGACTTGGACTTCGAGGTGCGGGCCTTGGCGCCTCGCCGCAGCCAGGCGACCTCGCGACGGACCCGGTTGCTCAGGGACTCCCGATAACTGGCCTGTTGAGAGAGCAGCGTATCGCGGGTCTCAAGCATGTCGGCATACGTTCCTTCGACGCTCAGCAAGCCATCGGGATAGACACGATCGATGTCGAGCATCCGTCGCGCGATGTTCTGCAGGAAGTACCGATCATGGCTGACAACGATGAACGCGGCCTTCTGGCTCTTCAGAAACGATTCGAGCCAGATGATCGATTCGATGTCCAGGTGGTTGGTGGGCTCGTCCAGCAGTACTAGATCCGGCTCACACACGATGGCGCGCGCCAGCGCGAGCCGCGCACGCCAGCCACCGGACAGTGTCTCGGGGTCGACTTCGGGATCGTTGAATCCCGTACGACTGAGTGCGACGGCGACCCGCTGGTTTCGGTCGTGCTCCTCGAGTCCGGAGTCCACCAGTGCCTCGCCGACGATCGTTTCGGCCGACAGGCCCGGAGGGAACTCGGGGTGTTGGGGCATGTAGCCGACCCGTAGGTTCTTGCGCGGTACGGAAGATCCATTGTCGGCCGTTTCGCAGCCGGCGAGAATACGCAACAGCGTGGACTTGCCCGCGCCATTGGGCCCGATGAGTCCGATGTGATCGCCCTCGTGGATCGAGAACGACAACCCTTCGAAGAGGGGATCCCGCCCGAAGGCCTTGGATAGGTCCGTACAGCCCAGGAGGATCGGTTTGATCGAGTGCGACATCGGCCGCAACGCTACAGGGACTCGGAGGACAACGCCAGGGTTCGCTCGATCAGCGACGTATACTCGGCCATCGTGAAGACCCTACTCATCATGCGTCACGCCAAGTCGAGCTGGAAGGACCCGACGCTAGAGGACCACGAGCGACCGCTGAATCGCCGCGGACAGCGCGATGCGCCGCGGATGGGTCGGCTGATCAAGAAGAAGGGCCTCGTGCCCGAGCTCGTCCTGAGCTCTACCGCGGTGCGAGCCCGGACAACGGCTCGACTGGTCGCAGAGGCCTGCGGCTACGAGGGACCCGTGACACGGCTCGACGATCTCTATCTCTCCGACGCCCGGGCGATTCTGGAGATCCTGCAACAGCTTCCGGACGAATCGTCCAGGGTCATGCTGGTTGGACACAATCCGGATCTCGAGGACCTCGTTCTGGAGCTGAGCGGCGAGGATGAGACGATCGTCACGGCTGCTTTGGCGGTGCTTCAGCTTCCCGTGACATCGTGGGCGGAACTCAGAGCAGGTCTGACCGGCAAGCTCGTCGAACTGTTCAGACCGAAGGAGCTTCCGCCGGGCTAGGGCCAGGTGACTCGCTAGGCCGCCTCTTTACCTAAAACGAATAGCGGGCACGCATGAACAGGTTGTCGTTGTGGTCGAGCTGGCCGAAGAAGGTGTGATCGTCCCTCCCCGAGAACAGCCCGAACCCGAGGGCGACGTTCCAGCGGTCATCGATGCGATAGGCGGCCTCGCAGCGTAGATAGCCGTCCCGATCGCTTGGCGAGAAGAAGAGAAACGCCGAAAGCTGCAATCGATCCTGCCACATCCGGTAGGTAAGCCGGTGGGTCAGCAGGTGCCGCACCTCGTCGGGTTCGAAGGACGGTTCGAGCGATGCGGCGAGCAGGTCATCGTGGTCCAGCGTCCACTCGACGTAGTACTGAAATCCCGCGTTCAACGAACGGGCGAGCTCTCGTTCGAAGCCCAGCAGCCCGCGCACCTGCCCGTTGGGGATCTCCGGTTTCGTCCCGCGGCGGTCGTCGATCGAGTCGTAATAGACAAACTCGCCGGACACGAGACCGCCCCATGCCGAACGACGGACGCTGGCGCCCAGCGCCCGTAGCGGAGCGAACGTCGGCGTACCGTCGCTGTCCAGCGCAAGCGGCTGCTGGAAGAACCCACGGTGTAGATAGACGGCGGTCTCGACGCCTGCTTTCTCTCGCGACAGCCGAATAGAAAGCTCACCGTTGTCGAGTGTCCTTGGGGGTCGGCGGGCGAGCAGGGCCGGCTGAGGGGCGACGATGGCGCCGGCCTGAGGCGAGAAGAACGAGAAGCGCTCGCCGTCAAGATAAACGTCCGGCTGGAAGATCGGCGCCCAGACGATGTCGAGATCGACGTGTCGGCCATAACGCAGCAACCGCACCGCATTCTCCGGTGCCTTCAGGTAGTCATCCCTCCGCCCGGAGAAGAACGACTCGAAGTCCTTGGCGAACAGGTCGTTGAGGAAGACGAGATCGCCGGTACCCCAGGTCAGTACCTGACGCCCGATGCGCAGATCGAGGGACTCGGTCGGCGTCAGCGTGGTCGCCAGTTCCCTCAGCTGGAATTCCCAGGTTTCCGTCACGTCGTCGTAGAGGCCCTCTCCCTTGGCGACCCAGCGAGAGCGCTCCGTGTTCCACTCGGTTTCAAGACGCAGACGAAGCTCGGCAAGCGTCGTGTCCTGTGAGGTGGCGGCATCGCGGGTCAACCGCGTACCCAGAGCGGCCTCGACGAAGCCGTGCAGCTCGGGGGCCGTCGACGTCTGCTCGTCCCAGGGGTCGTCGCCCCACGACTCGTCGTCTTCCTGCGCCGGCGCGGGGACCGGCAGCAGCAGGAGCCCGAGCAGAATCGTCCCTAGAGCGGCGAGTCTCATCGTCCGTTCGTCGGCCGTTTCATCCAGCGTGCCGGGGGTTGCCGCAGCGAGCGCTCGCCGAAGATGTTCTCCGGAACTCCCGTGTCGTAGGTGATGTAGCGAAACTCCATGCGCGTCGAACCACCGCCCGCCAGGTCCTCGACCAGGCTCTTGACGACGGTGGGATGGCCCTGAATCTCACGAACCTCCTGGGAGGAGATGCGTCGGTAGACCTCGCCCTTGCGGTCCGTGTACTCGATCTTCGTCGGCAGGAAGCTGGAGCGATCGATCCACGTCGTATACGTCGCGAACTCGACGGCCGAGGGGTTGGTCGGCGTATGACGAAGCACATACGCGTCCGCGGTCGTCTCGACCAGTTCGTGACGATCCTCGTCGACACCGCGCCCCGAGACATCCTCGTACAGGACGTGAGATCCGACGAAGCTGGTGCGCTTGTCGCCCGCGGAGATGCGCTTGACCAGGTCGAGTCCCGGCAAGTAGAGCCAGCGGTCATCGTCGGCGCCGGCGTGCTTGGTCACCAGGAAGACAGTGTTCCGCAGGTCCGATGGCTGGGAGAAGACGACGAGAAATTGCTGATCGCCGGACTGCTCGACGTCCCGACGCAGGATGGTGAACTGTCGGCGTTGCTCTCGGCCCTGGGCATCGACGATGGTCAGCCGCACCTCGGCTCGGCCGTCGTCACCCGCGTAGTAGGCCGCCGCATTGGCCCTGGCGACGATCGTATCCACGTCAAGCGTATCGGCGAACGCCGGCCCGATGGCCAGCGCGATGAAAGCGGCGCCGAGAACGAGCCCGCGGGATGCTCGGAAAAGAACGGACGACGTGAGGTTGTAAGGAGTGCGCATCATCAGGATCCTCCAGCGGGGGAATGGGTGGCGACCGGGCCCGGGAGCGCCCGGCGGCCGAGGGTGCGGATCACCGCAGGTAGCAACACCAGGGTTGAAAGTCCCGAGATCGCCATCACCGACGTCATGAACGCCCCCACGGTGACGTAGGGGACCAGCGGTGCAAGAAACAGCGGCGTGAAGCCGAGAGCGATCACGAACGCGTTGCGTGCGATGGCCCGTCCAGGCTCCTCGAAGATCTCCCGCGCCGCCTCGGCGAAACTACCCCGGGAAGCGAGCAGACTGCGGAACCGCTCGAGGAAGTGGATCGCGAAGTCGACCGACAGACCCAGCGTCAACGACGACAGCACGGCGATCGGCATGTCGTAGTCCTTGCCGACCCAGCCGATCAGCCCGTAGATCGCGACGATCGTCACCGACAGCGGGACCATGGCCAGCAGCGCCAGACGCACCGAACGGAACAGCAGCAGCATCATGAAGAAGACGAAGACGAACGCACCGAGCAGACTCTTCAGCATCCCGCTGACCATCGCCTGCTGCCAGACGACGTTGATGTAGGTCTTGCCGGCCCAGCGCGCGGTGACGCCCGCAGGCAACGGGTTGTCGTCGAAATACCGGTCGACGTTCTCGATGACTCGCGTCATCTCCTGATTGTCGCCGCTGCGAAGCTGCAACCACAGCGCCGTCTTCTTGTAGTCGGGGGTGGTCAGGTGCCACAGATCCTGAGGGCGATGGGAAGATTGGAACTGGATCAGAAGCTGTGCGGCGGCGGTCGCACTGTCGGGCAAGCGGTAGTCGCTATCGTCGCCGGTACGCAGCTCACGGTTGAGCACCTTGACGACATCGGTCAACGCGTTGACCTTGCCCACCTGGGGTGTAGCGGAAACGAACTCCTGCAATCGTTCGATGATCTGGAGCGCCTCGGGACGCAGAAAGTATTTCGCCTCGCGTTCGTACCGTTCGGCGAGGGCCATCAGTTCTTCGATGAGCGACAGGTCGGCAAGCTCGCTGTCGAACAACACGTCGTCGGCCGCGGCGGTGACGGCGGAGAACAGCTCGGCGTCCGTCAACGCCGACCCCGAGACGAGAGCGTCGATGGCGTCGACATCGATCCCCGCCAGGCCTGCGGCCTTGACCAGGACCTCGGCCTGTTCGATGAACGCGCTTCGCGCGTCGTCCGACTGTTCGAGTACCAGGAACGCGTCGTAGGTGCCGGCGAAGTGCTCGTTGAGGACCCGGTCGGCGACGCGAATCTCGTGGTTCGCCTTGAACCAGCGGAGCGGGTTGTCGTTGATCTGAATCTGCACCAGGCCCGCAACGCTGACGGCGATGAGGAACAGCGCCGTCATGACGATCGCGGGTCCACGGCGAAAGGCGAAGGCGCCCAGCCGACGGACGCCGGTGCCGACGAGCCCGCCGTCGGCCTGCGCGACGGACCGGCGACCCAGCGATGCAAGAGCGGCCGGGCTCATCCGTCCGACATAGGCCGGCAGGAAGACGATCGTGACGACGAACGCGATCAGGATCCCGATCGAAACGAACGCACCAAAAATGCGTACGGGCGGGATCGGCGTCAGCATCAGCGAGGCGAATCCCACTGCGGAGGTCAGCGAGGTCAGCAGCATCGGGCGGAAGAGGTGGGCCGTGACTTCGCGGATCAACGACCGGGGCCGGACCCCGGGCCGGTAGGCGTCGGCGAATTCCGAGAGGATGTGTACCGAGTCGACGACGGCGATGGGCATCAGGAAGATCGGAATCATCGAACTCATGATGTGTACGGTGAAACCGAAGCCGATCAGCAAGCCCATCGTCGCGATCACCGTGATCATGGCGACGACCATCGCTGCCACGACGATGCGCAGGTTGCGGAAGAACAGCCACATCAAGATCATGATCATCAGGCCGGCCAGCGGTGCCGAGATCCCCATCTGCAGGAACATGTCGTGCCCGAACGTCACCTCGGCCACCGGCAACCCGGTGATGTGAAAGGCGTCGGCGGAATCCAGTCTGTCCGTGATCTCGTGGATCTCCTGCGAGACCCGGTAGGCGATCGACTTGTCCTCGATCGGCACGTAGACCGCAGCGGCCTTTCCATCGCCCGACACGAGTGTGTTGATCATCATCGGTAGACGCTCGACCGATGAGCGGACCTCGAGGGCTCGTGCGGCGTCGTCCGGTGGCGTCGGTAGCATCCACTCGAAGACCAACTCACCCTGAGAGCCCTGTCGGATGTTGTCGGCGGTGGGTAGCGAGAGAAGGTCGACGGTGATCACGCCGTCGATCTCCTCGATGCGACGGCTGAGCTCATGGAGTGACGTAAGGGTGCGGGGGTTGTAGATGCCCTCGTCATCGGTCTCGTTGACGACGCCGACGACGATGACGTCGTGCTGGGAGAAGGTCGCTTCGACCTGATTGTGGAAGACCCGGTCTGCCTGGTCGGAAGACAGCATGTTCTCGGGGTCGGTATCGATGAGGATGTTGGGTATCAGCGACCCCAACCCGACGGTGAACACCAACAGGGCCGCAAAGACGATCCAGGGGTATTGGGCTGAGAAACGGATGATCCGGTCGTGCATGGTCGTCCTCTTTAAAGGCGTATATCAGCGATCGCTAATGTAGTGGATTTGTATATTCGCGTCAACTACATTAGCATTGTCTGATATACTTCCGTCATGAGGACACAGATGACCGAGAAATCCCCTCTAAGTGGCCCCCAACTCGAGGCGCTGCGCCCACGGGCCCTCGAAGCGGCCCGCTGGATGAAGGCCCTGGCCAACCCGAATCGGCTGATGATCCTCTGCACCTTGCTGGGAGGGGAGCTGTCGGTCAGTGAGCTGAACCAACGAGTCGAACTGACCCAGTCGGCCCTGTCGCAGCACCTCTCGGTGCTTCGCCGCGATGGGCTGGTGGCGACCCGTCGCGAGGCCCAGACGATCTACTACTCCCTGGCCGACGAGAGCGTGTCACGGGTCATCGAGATCCTGCACAACCGCTTCTGTGGTGCCGGGTAGCCGTCTCCGCTGCCCAGCCTGGGGGCCCATCACTGCCGTTATTCGGTGCAGCGGCTACGGCTTCTCCTCTGACCCCACCTCTCCATCCAGCGTGTAAAGGTTGTACCAGCTCATCATGTACAGCATGGTTCGCATGTAGTTGGACGGTTTGGTGCCGGTGCCGTGGTACTGATCATTGAAGCGCAGCAGCTTCGCCGGTACCCCCAGCATCTTCAGCGCTGCGTAGTACTCCTCCGATTGCGCCATCGGTGTACGCAGGTCCTGCTCGCCGGTCATGATCGCCGTGGGGGTCTTGACCTTGTCGGCATACATGATCGAGGAGTGACGTAACCAGTCCGACGGGTCCTCCCAGAACGGCTTCTGAAAGAAAGAATGGGTGAAGCTGGGGATATCCGTGGTGCCGGCCATGCTGAGCCAGTTGGTGACCGGGCACCGCACGGCCGCCGCCGCAAAACGATCGGTGTGGCCGATGACCCAGCTCGAGAGCACGCCGCCGCCGCTACAGCCCCCCACGTACATCCGCTTCTCGTCGATGTTCCCCTGGCCGATGACGGCATCGACGCCACCCATCAGGTCGAGGTAGTCCACACTTGGATAGGCATGATCGATCGCCTGGGAGAAGGCTTCGCCGTAGCCCGTGCTGCCACGCGGGTTGGTGTACAGCACGACGAAGTCGTTCGCGGCGTAGACCTGATACTGGAAGTTGAATCGGCCCACGTACATGGCGAACGGGCCACCGTGGATTTCCATGATCAGCGGGTACTCTTTTTCAGCGTCGAAATTCGGCGGTCTAACGATCCAACCGTGGGCGCGGTTGCCGTCCGAAGCCTCGTACCAGATCTCCTCGTGGGTCCCGAGCGTGATGTCACCCAACAGGTCGCTGTTGATCGAGGTCAGTCGGGTGGTCGCGCCGTCCGCGTCCAGCGCAAGCGCGTACACGTCACCAGGCTCGAAATACGAGCTCTTGACACCGACCCCGACGCTGGTGGCGCGGTTGGTCGATTGCAGCCCGATCGAGTGTTTGCCGGTGGTGACAGCCCGAACAGCTCCCTTCGGGTCGGAATAGAAGACGTTGATGTAACCCTCGTCCTGAGCGGTGAAATAGACGCCTCGATCGTTGGCGGCCCAGATCAGCGACGTTGGCGGACGATCGAAGCCAGCCGTGACCAGCCGGGCGTCGCCGCCGTCGCTTGCCATCATGTGGATGCGTGGCATCTCGTAGGTGATGTTCGACCGGGCGTAGCCCGTGTACGCGATCCGACGGCCGTCGTTCGAGACGACGGGTCCCGTCCAGTAGCCGTCTTCCGAGGTCAACTGTCGCATCTGTTTGTTGGTGGTATCGATCGAGAAGATGTCGGCGCGTCGGTAGGCGAAGTCGACGTCTTCTTCCTTCAATCCATCGAAGACGAGTGTCTTGCTGTCCGGCATCCAGCTCAGGCCGGCACCCTGGTAGAGCCCGTCAAACTGGGCCCCGACGTTCCATTCGCCGTCGGTGAGTTGCCGCGCGGTGCCCGACTCGGCCGGGACAACGAAGAGATGTGAGAACCCGGGATCCGTGAACCCGACCCGATCCTGCCGGTAATGCAGCCGGTCGAGGATCCGTGGCGGTTCGCTCCACACCGCGCCTTCCGGAGCCTCGGGCATTTCGATCTCCCAGTTGTCCTTCGCCGGTACGATGGCGACAAACGCGATCTGTTTGCCGTCCGGGGACCAGGTAGGGGAGGATGGTGAGAGATCGATGCGCGTCACCTGCGAGACGGCACCCTCGTCATCCATCCAGCGGACAAAGAGTTGAGGCTTGTCGTTGTCGCCACCGGCAATAAACAGGATCCGATCGCCACTGGGCGACCAGCGTGCGTTGGATCCCTCGACGAGTGCGCGATGGCGGGAGCCGTCCGCGTCCATGACCCACAACGCAGAGGCCCACCTGTCCGCTTTCTGGTCGACCCAACGCCGCGTGTAGACGATCTGTTTACCATCGGGGGAAATCTGCGGATCGGCGACCTGTTCGAAGTCGAGGTAGTCCGCGACTTTCAGAGTTGTTGTCTCCGCGGCGGCGGCCATCGAGACGCCGACTGCCAGCAGAAGAAAAAACATCGCCCCAGAGGCCTGAGTGCGCTTGGCTGGATTCATGGGTATTCCTCTCTTACCGGGAACTGCCCCCGGGGAACTGCGGGC
This Acidobacteriota bacterium DNA region includes the following protein-coding sequences:
- a CDS encoding S8 family serine peptidase, with protein sequence LTELKFVLAGFGNPAPERLFVRPEKTIEVELQSAELRSGRRLADLNGYYEFRVDPERIDELLLALNELAVVQLAYPAPIPVPPPGDINPPTPDFESMQGYLDPAPGGIDARHAWTVAGGRGNGVTLIDVEYDWNDTHEDLGSILGQELCFTPEGFFADHGTAVMGEVGGEDNGFGMTGVVPDATFGMVTQAPVGMSNSVARAINCAASLLSAGDVILLETQSAGPLGLLPSEWDLAEFDATLAATSAGILVVAAAGNGNVDLDDPLHGGLFDLSIRDSGAIIVGAGAAPGTGQPDRSKLDFSTYGSRVNVQGWGHVVATAGYGDLFDGGGLVDQLYTATFGGTSSASPIVTGAVVSLLGIQKARGGPPLDPKVMRTLLMETGSPQQAGPYPGEIGPRPDLLAAIAALPDLYATDVVVADDLPLGNDNGVLEPGETATLRVVVKNFASQTATNLSGALSASAGDVVVSDPSADWSDLVSGASAESVPDHHRVTVDPTAQCGDALVFNASLVSDQLADDSSFELRVGQMGADAYPSGDVPRTIPDQDGSGVTSTVSVAESFTIDDILLTVDITHGNIAELSVIITSPSATSVVLHNRSGSGTIDLTTIYDGQTLPDGPGTMDDFDGANAQGVWSLRVIDAMGSAVPAGTLHSWSLSFASSQCVPLSCGDLPPGSVGNTLILDKSGTADVLFGWSAVTGASGYRVWHAGDAGFGAGDVVGQTLVLTLTELDGQSAAPVLSFYQVRALNSCDWEGP
- a CDS encoding 4-hydroxybutyrate CoA-transferase, which encodes MIMTSADDAIGRIRSGQRIFVHGGVATPLALVDALVAQRERLRNVELIHLHTEGPAEYANPEYAESFRVANLFVGPNMRGRLRDGVDYLPCFLSEIPQLFRSGRRRVDVALIQVSPPDASGFCSLGTSVDVVRAALDVASLVIAQVNSQMPRVHGDGFVHVDRLDAMVEHEAPIPVVQPRHVGPMEHAIGRHVASLIEDGATLQMGIGAVPDAVLAALGHHRHLGVHTEMWSDGLLPLLDSGVVDNSLKARHRRRTVAGFVMGTKAVYDYIDDNPSVVLLDIGYVNDPAVIARNPKVTAINSAVEVDLSGQVCADSVGSNIISGVGGQMDFIRGASLSEGGKPIIALPSKTKNGTSRIVSRLNPGAGVVTTRAHVHFVVTEYGVADLYGKTLDERARSLTAIAAPEHREDLERAGHAHWT
- a CDS encoding ABC-F family ATP-binding cassette domain-containing protein: MSHSIKPILLGCTDLSKAFGRDPLFEGLSFSIHEGDHIGLIGPNGAGKSTLLRILAGCETADNGSSVPRKNLRVGYMPQHPEFPPGLSAETIVGEALVDSGLEEHDRNQRVAVALSRTGFNDPEVDPETLSGGWRARLALARAIVCEPDLVLLDEPTNHLDIESIIWLESFLKSQKAAFIVVSHDRYFLQNIARRMLDIDRVYPDGLLSVEGTYADMLETRDTLLSQQASYRESLSNRVRREVAWLRRGAKARTSKSKSRIDAAHRSIEELEQGRRRSAVTTIGVDLASTGRKTKRLWSARDVAKSYGQTPVIRDLDLLLTPGTRLGVIGANGSGKTTLLKMIVGELEPDSGTIETADKLRVVYFDQDRRSLDTTLTLKRALAPEGDSVIYRDGLVHIVTWAKRFGFSRDQLDTQVDKLSGGERARIHLARLMLRPADLLVLDEPTNDLDIATLEVLEESLLEFQGALVLVIHDRHVIDRVATEILALDGSGVVQRFADYWQWEESRRSAGSKRSEKRTRKENTSPKPRARKLSYLEQREYEGMEERILAAETALAEARSATEDPTVASDASQLQERLTALENAQAEVDGLYARWAELEP
- a CDS encoding histidine phosphatase family protein, encoding MKTLLIMRHAKSSWKDPTLEDHERPLNRRGQRDAPRMGRLIKKKGLVPELVLSSTAVRARTTARLVAEACGYEGPVTRLDDLYLSDARAILEILQQLPDESSRVMLVGHNPDLEDLVLELSGEDETIVTAALAVLQLPVTSWAELRAGLTGKLVELFRPKELPPG
- a CDS encoding outer membrane lipoprotein-sorting protein, whose protein sequence is MMRTPYNLTSSVLFRASRGLVLGAAFIALAIGPAFADTLDVDTIVARANAAAYYAGDDGRAEVRLTIVDAQGREQRRQFTILRRDVEQSGDQQFLVVFSQPSDLRNTVFLVTKHAGADDDRWLYLPGLDLVKRISAGDKRTSFVGSHVLYEDVSGRGVDEDRHELVETTADAYVLRHTPTNPSAVEFATYTTWIDRSSFLPTKIEYTDRKGEVYRRISSQEVREIQGHPTVVKSLVEDLAGGGSTRMEFRYITYDTGVPENIFGERSLRQPPARWMKRPTNGR